From the genome of Cellvibrio japonicus Ueda107, one region includes:
- a CDS encoding valine--pyruvate transaminase produces the protein MQFSRFGQKLCTEAGIVTLMDDLGEALRVNPDMIFMGGGNPARIPAMEQVFEQALAKVLQDPLRAHQLLGVYQAPQGDTQVLDALAKLLAREYGWPLTRDNIALSNGSQSAFFILFNLFSGDYAEGARKRIQLPLTPEYLGYSDQGIQGDTFLATRPSIEALPDGFFKYHVDFTQLRITSNTGALCVSRPTNPTGNVISDDEMARLDALAREHRVPFIVDGAYGTPFPNILFAHATPTWNDNTVLVLSLSKLGLPGARTGIVVARPELIQAFARANTILNLACGNFGPALLHQLLLDDQVLPLSRTQVAPFYRQRMESAVACFKRHLGDLPVSIHKPEGAIFLWLWFKDLPISSQQLYERLKARGVLVVSGHHFFPGLEDDWRHCHECIRVTYCQDETRVEQGARIMGELVREIYAGA, from the coding sequence ATGCAGTTTTCCCGCTTTGGTCAAAAACTCTGCACAGAGGCTGGCATAGTCACCCTGATGGATGATCTTGGGGAGGCGCTGCGCGTTAACCCGGATATGATTTTTATGGGAGGCGGTAACCCGGCGCGTATTCCGGCAATGGAGCAGGTGTTTGAGCAGGCATTGGCAAAAGTCCTGCAAGATCCGCTGCGGGCTCACCAATTGCTGGGGGTTTACCAGGCTCCCCAGGGCGATACCCAGGTGTTGGATGCCCTGGCGAAGCTGCTGGCCAGGGAATATGGCTGGCCGCTCACGCGCGACAATATCGCCTTATCCAATGGCAGCCAGTCAGCTTTTTTTATCCTGTTCAATTTGTTTTCCGGCGATTATGCCGAGGGGGCACGCAAGCGTATCCAGTTACCGCTAACGCCCGAATACCTGGGGTATAGCGACCAGGGAATCCAGGGCGATACCTTTCTGGCGACGCGTCCGAGTATCGAAGCATTACCCGATGGCTTCTTTAAATACCATGTGGACTTTACCCAACTGCGCATCACATCCAATACCGGAGCCCTGTGCGTATCCCGCCCGACCAATCCCACCGGCAATGTCATCAGCGACGATGAAATGGCCAGGCTGGATGCCCTGGCGCGCGAGCACCGGGTGCCGTTTATTGTGGATGGGGCTTATGGGACACCTTTCCCCAATATCCTGTTCGCCCATGCCACTCCAACCTGGAACGACAATACGGTGCTGGTGCTGAGCTTGTCCAAGCTTGGCCTGCCGGGGGCGCGAACCGGGATTGTGGTTGCCCGCCCCGAGTTAATCCAGGCCTTTGCCCGTGCCAATACCATCCTCAACCTCGCCTGTGGCAATTTCGGGCCGGCCCTGTTGCACCAGTTATTACTCGATGACCAGGTCTTGCCCCTGAGCCGTACACAGGTTGCTCCTTTCTATCGCCAGCGCATGGAATCGGCCGTGGCTTGTTTCAAGCGACACCTGGGCGATTTACCGGTATCTATCCACAAACCCGAAGGGGCGATTTTCCTCTGGCTGTGGTTTAAGGATTTACCGATCAGCAGCCAGCAGCTGTATGAGCGGCTCAAGGCACGCGGTGTGCTGGTGGTATCCGGACACCATTTCTTTCCCGGACTGGAGGATGATTGGCGCCACTGCCATGAATGTATCCGGGTAACCTATTGCCAGGATGAAACCCGTGTGGAGCAGGGGGCAAGGATCATGGGTGAGTTGGTGCGCGAGATCTACGCCGGGGCCTGA
- a CDS encoding response regulator — protein sequence MTIPLLICDDSMMARKQVARSLPPDWDVDITFATNGVEGLQAIRAGKGEMVFLDLTMPDMDGYQVLEAVKNEGLDTMVIVISGDVQPEAHARVTALGAMDFIRKPVNPEKLEETLKKFGLI from the coding sequence ATGACCATACCCCTGTTGATCTGTGATGACTCCATGATGGCGCGCAAGCAGGTAGCGCGCTCACTGCCTCCAGACTGGGATGTTGATATCACCTTTGCAACCAATGGTGTGGAAGGCTTGCAGGCTATTCGCGCTGGCAAGGGGGAAATGGTGTTCCTCGACCTGACCATGCCCGATATGGACGGTTACCAGGTATTGGAGGCCGTAAAAAACGAAGGCCTTGATACCATGGTGATTGTGATTTCCGGCGATGTTCAACCCGAAGCCCATGCGCGCGTCACTGCCCTGGGGGCGATGGACTTTATCCGCAAGCCGGTCAACCCCGAAAAGTTGGAAGAAACGCTGAAGAAGTTCGGGCTTATTTAA
- a CDS encoding 4a-hydroxytetrahydrobiopterin dehydratase — translation MSSSAELLTREQELAALAQLSDWQILETTDIKSSQGLKRELCRFHTFSSFELAMDFMRQAAVVVSRLDHHPHWCNTYNRVEIRLTTFSLGNQVSDLDVKLALAMESLLAQSATA, via the coding sequence ATGAGCAGTAGTGCCGAGTTGTTAACACGGGAGCAGGAACTTGCCGCCCTGGCCCAGCTTTCCGATTGGCAAATCCTTGAGACTACCGATATCAAATCCAGCCAGGGGCTTAAGCGCGAGCTTTGTCGCTTTCACACGTTCAGCAGTTTTGAGCTGGCCATGGATTTTATGCGGCAAGCGGCGGTGGTTGTGTCCCGGCTGGACCACCATCCCCATTGGTGCAATACCTATAACCGTGTGGAAATCCGCCTGACCACCTTCAGCCTGGGTAACCAGGTCAGTGATCTGGATGTCAAACTGGCGCTGGCCATGGAATCCCTCCTGGCGCAATCGGCAACTGCTTAA
- a CDS encoding winged helix-turn-helix domain-containing protein produces the protein MSQTSASPLKTYLPKHPAKVFAIDSWRLCVHSNSLSSGDQRVELEHRLVALLLMFIDHPGEVLEKERILATIWQGKVVNDDSLAVAISHLRKALGDNPRSPRYIKTIPGVGYQFIASAAPVEEAPATPAPVPEAAPLNPVIAERGYPHRRFPRSPGLWIPILLACLVLLTAWYARDEKKPVSSPDELLVLAGTQLASGQAEGWRQAIGSFRQVLKLQPRTAAAYLGIAQAKMWLLGEQLAQPAHCDEVIGLLDKAIQIDSSLVDAWRERGNAYFWCRRDTLTAEANYQRAMALAPEGDTAPMQLAQLRLAQGRFEESLALMDLARQHNPLNYSVPMVVWIYQMNRRQDLAWAELQRITRAEPDDRYYHVSAQRVLASMGREEESFAHWQWLMADAGFDDDKLQAVQAAFAEAGLSGVNRWLLETRDTADLGQYLPPLSWARYALAAGETTQALEFLEQAAALPQVPLLWIAVDPAYSTLSDEPRFRTLVTRLQKPVQTN, from the coding sequence ATGTCCCAGACCAGCGCATCCCCGCTCAAAACCTATCTTCCCAAACACCCGGCGAAAGTCTTTGCAATTGATAGCTGGCGCCTGTGTGTGCACAGCAACAGCCTGAGTTCCGGCGACCAGCGGGTAGAGCTGGAGCATCGCCTGGTGGCTCTGCTGCTGATGTTTATCGACCATCCCGGTGAGGTCTTGGAAAAGGAGCGTATCCTGGCCACCATCTGGCAGGGCAAGGTGGTTAACGACGACAGCCTGGCGGTGGCAATCAGTCATTTGCGCAAGGCGCTGGGGGATAATCCGCGCAGTCCGCGCTATATCAAAACCATTCCCGGTGTGGGCTACCAATTTATTGCCTCCGCCGCACCAGTTGAAGAAGCTCCTGCCACACCAGCCCCTGTCCCTGAAGCAGCTCCGTTAAACCCGGTTATAGCGGAGCGCGGGTATCCCCACCGACGATTCCCCAGGTCTCCCGGACTGTGGATTCCTATCCTGCTTGCGTGCCTGGTGTTGCTGACAGCCTGGTATGCCCGCGATGAAAAAAAGCCGGTATCGTCCCCGGATGAACTCCTGGTCCTGGCGGGCACCCAACTGGCCAGTGGCCAGGCGGAGGGCTGGCGCCAGGCCATCGGCAGTTTCAGGCAGGTGCTTAAACTCCAGCCGCGGACGGCAGCCGCCTACCTGGGTATCGCCCAGGCCAAGATGTGGTTGTTGGGGGAACAGCTGGCCCAGCCCGCACACTGCGACGAAGTCATCGGGCTGCTCGATAAAGCGATCCAGATAGATTCATCCCTGGTTGATGCCTGGCGCGAGCGCGGCAATGCGTATTTCTGGTGTCGGCGCGACACCCTGACGGCGGAGGCCAATTACCAGCGCGCCATGGCCCTGGCACCGGAGGGCGATACGGCGCCGATGCAATTGGCCCAGCTGCGGCTTGCCCAGGGGCGTTTTGAGGAATCCCTGGCGCTGATGGACCTGGCGCGCCAGCATAATCCGCTCAACTATTCGGTACCCATGGTGGTGTGGATCTATCAAATGAACCGGCGCCAGGATCTGGCCTGGGCAGAGCTGCAACGCATCACCCGGGCCGAACCCGATGATCGCTATTACCACGTATCTGCCCAGCGTGTACTTGCCAGCATGGGGCGCGAAGAAGAGTCCTTCGCCCATTGGCAGTGGTTAATGGCCGATGCCGGTTTTGATGACGACAAACTGCAAGCGGTGCAAGCAGCCTTTGCCGAAGCGGGATTGTCCGGTGTTAATCGCTGGTTACTAGAGACGCGCGACACTGCCGATTTAGGCCAATACCTGCCACCCCTGTCCTGGGCGCGCTATGCCCTGGCCGCTGGTGAAACAACCCAGGCACTGGAATTTCTGGAGCAGGCGGCGGCCCTGCCGCAAGTGCCGCTGCTGTGGATTGCCGTTGACCCGGCCTATAGCACACTGAGTGATGAGCCGCGCTTTCGCACCCTGGTCACGCGTTTGCAAAAACCGGTTCAAACAAATTAA